Proteins encoded within one genomic window of Fragaria vesca subsp. vesca linkage group LG1, FraVesHawaii_1.0, whole genome shotgun sequence:
- the LOC101291655 gene encoding cytochrome b-c1 complex subunit 6-like, which translates to MADEEPVDQKKYLEDSCKPKCVKPFLHYQDCVKRIQGDESGHKHCTGQYFDYWSCVDKCVAPKLFTKLK; encoded by the exons AT GGCGGACGAGGAACCTGTTGATCAGAAGAAGTACCTTGAAGACTCCTGCAAGCCGAAATGTGTGAAACCATTTCTCCACTATCAG GATTGTGTGAAGAGGATCCAAGGTGATGAAAGCGGCCACAAGCATTGTACTGGACAATATTTTGATTACTGGTCTTGTGTCGACAAATGT GTCGCACCAAAGCTCTTTACTAAGCTGAAGTGA